A window from Opitutia bacterium ISCC 52 encodes these proteins:
- the nusB gene encoding transcription antitermination factor NusB, whose protein sequence is MSKTPRRRQNRVAALQFLYACSLNPPDDLPGQLNLFFSGKDKDREYFAFAEELIHGVLENLDDVDSEIRNYAENWDFERIAKMDLSILRLAIFELLKRLDIPPIVSINEAIDLSKQFSGPDSKRFINGILDKMKGQIQRPLREATEL, encoded by the coding sequence ATGAGCAAGACACCTAGACGACGACAAAACCGGGTGGCTGCTCTGCAGTTTCTTTATGCCTGCAGCTTAAATCCACCCGACGATTTACCAGGACAACTCAACCTGTTCTTTAGCGGGAAGGACAAGGATCGTGAGTATTTTGCATTTGCTGAGGAGTTGATCCATGGCGTGCTGGAAAATTTGGATGATGTGGACTCTGAGATCCGCAATTATGCTGAGAACTGGGACTTTGAACGGATTGCCAAAATGGATCTGTCCATTCTTCGTTTGGCCATATTCGAGCTGTTAAAACGATTGGATATCCCCCCCATCGTTTCTATCAACGAAGCTATCGATTTGAGTAAACAATTTTCAGGACCCGATTCCAAGCGGTTCATCAACGGTATTTTAGATAAGATGAAAGGGCAGATTCAACGCCCGCTGCGTGAAGCTACAGAACTGTAG
- the ftsY gene encoding signal recognition particle-docking protein FtsY, with translation MFGLFKKFKSGFARTTQSLFGAVGGIFGGRNLSAESIEALEEALYGADFGVETTEEIIEEIQASFKAEKELRGLDAAEIGANVLRRVLKGAEGQYPEDAPNPEVVMLLGVNGSGKTTTTAKLGNLYKNDGRSVLLAACDTFRAAANEQIKTWSDRLDIDLIASKHGADAAAVAFDAYQAAKSRNHNLVIIDTAGRLHNKSHLMGELEKIIRVLQKNDEAAPHHRWLVVDGSLGSNSIEQARTFHKAINLTGLIITKLDGTSRGGALVGIYRELKIPIYFVGLGEQPDDLQPFTIDNYVSAVFGLEEETPA, from the coding sequence ATGTTTGGACTGTTTAAGAAATTCAAATCGGGTTTTGCCCGCACGACTCAATCGTTATTCGGAGCAGTCGGAGGGATTTTCGGCGGCCGCAATTTATCTGCCGAATCGATCGAAGCCCTGGAGGAAGCCCTTTACGGTGCCGACTTTGGAGTCGAGACGACTGAGGAGATCATTGAGGAAATCCAAGCCTCTTTCAAAGCCGAAAAAGAACTTCGTGGATTGGATGCTGCCGAGATCGGCGCCAATGTTCTACGACGAGTGCTAAAGGGTGCTGAAGGACAATATCCAGAAGATGCTCCGAACCCGGAAGTGGTAATGCTGCTCGGAGTCAATGGATCTGGTAAAACGACCACCACCGCGAAGCTCGGTAATTTGTATAAGAACGACGGGCGCTCGGTTTTACTCGCTGCCTGTGACACGTTTCGCGCTGCTGCCAATGAGCAGATCAAAACCTGGTCGGATCGGCTGGATATTGATTTGATCGCCAGTAAGCATGGAGCTGATGCTGCGGCCGTTGCATTTGATGCCTATCAAGCCGCCAAGAGCCGGAACCATAATCTGGTAATAATTGATACCGCGGGTCGCCTGCACAACAAGAGTCACCTCATGGGTGAGCTTGAGAAGATCATTCGTGTTCTGCAAAAGAATGATGAAGCCGCGCCGCACCACCGTTGGCTGGTGGTGGATGGAAGCTTGGGATCCAATTCTATTGAACAAGCTCGCACCTTTCACAAAGCGATTAATTTGACAGGACTCATCATCACCAAGCTCGATGGAACGAGTCGTGGAGGTGCCCTGGTAGGCATTTACCGTGAATTGAAGATCCCTATCTACTTTGTGGGACTGGGTGAACAACCGGATGATCTACAGCCATTCACCATTGATAATTATGTCTCTGCCGTTTTTGGTTTAGAAGAAGAAACACCTGCATGA
- the aroB gene encoding 3-dehydroquinate synthase, producing the protein MSWYETSVEVDLGERSYPIWIGREVEAGVLETASKLISENRKCAFILDAGFATQQAGFVSKLEALGPVLKLPAGETTKSLQELGTIFDFLAANTFDRSSCIFAVGGGVIGDLGGFGAASYLRGIDFYQVPTTLLSMVDSSVGGKTGINISAGKNLVGAFWQPQGVFSSTGFLTTLPERDFNSGMAEVIKHGMLNDRALFEQLESLDVLHAEHAELPGIIRRNCEIKAAVVNADEKEQASSGGRALLNLGHTFGHAVENVAGYGEYMHGEAIGLGLVMAAELSLRLGNISEGDVKRVTALVGRYSLPTRCVEPMSVAALMDAMRRDKKVHRGTLRFVGMKSIGQAYTIPEVAPDMVSEILLKYGAVE; encoded by the coding sequence ATGAGTTGGTACGAAACATCAGTAGAGGTAGACTTAGGGGAACGAAGCTATCCAATATGGATAGGGCGTGAGGTTGAAGCAGGTGTGCTTGAGACTGCTTCCAAGCTTATCAGCGAAAATCGCAAATGTGCCTTTATCCTGGATGCTGGATTCGCCACTCAACAGGCTGGTTTCGTTTCTAAATTGGAAGCCTTAGGTCCTGTGCTGAAACTCCCTGCAGGCGAAACAACCAAGAGCCTCCAAGAATTGGGCACCATCTTTGATTTTTTGGCTGCCAATACCTTTGACCGGAGCAGCTGTATCTTTGCTGTAGGAGGCGGAGTCATCGGAGATCTAGGTGGATTCGGGGCAGCCAGTTATCTTCGAGGAATAGATTTTTATCAGGTACCAACGACCTTGCTCTCGATGGTCGATAGCTCAGTGGGCGGAAAGACGGGTATCAATATTTCCGCGGGCAAGAATTTAGTGGGAGCTTTTTGGCAACCTCAGGGCGTCTTTTCGAGTACTGGATTTTTAACTACGCTTCCTGAACGGGATTTCAATTCAGGTATGGCTGAAGTGATCAAGCATGGCATGCTCAATGATCGCGCACTGTTTGAACAACTAGAGAGCCTGGATGTATTGCACGCAGAGCATGCGGAACTCCCAGGTATTATAAGACGTAACTGCGAGATCAAGGCAGCTGTGGTAAATGCTGACGAGAAGGAGCAAGCTTCCTCAGGAGGTCGTGCTTTGCTCAATCTTGGGCATACATTTGGCCATGCGGTTGAGAATGTCGCTGGCTATGGTGAATACATGCATGGTGAAGCGATTGGCCTCGGCTTGGTCATGGCAGCGGAGTTGTCTCTGCGGCTTGGAAATATTTCTGAAGGCGATGTGAAGCGCGTAACGGCCTTGGTGGGGCGCTATTCATTGCCTACCCGGTGCGTGGAGCCCATGTCAGTAGCTGCTTTAATGGATGCCATGCGACGAGATAAGAAAGTGCATCGAGGCACCTTGCGCTTCGTGGGGATGAAATCTATTGGTCAAGCATACACGATTCCTGAAGTAGCCCCGGATATGGTCAGCGAGATCCTCCTTAAGTATGGAGCGGTCGAGTAG